A single Mangifera indica cultivar Alphonso chromosome 20, CATAS_Mindica_2.1, whole genome shotgun sequence DNA region contains:
- the LOC123204511 gene encoding eukaryotic peptide chain release factor GTP-binding subunit ERF3A-like isoform X1, producing MDIEEDIRALQLDSAAEENNGVPNPERAKPEVVDKDDKMEEAIMHGRTLKWVEITLETNFLQYPKEEVHTISHAINPEPKVKDKEISAPQDVELEEAEVTKKRHLNVVFIGHVDAGKSTTGGQILFLSGQVDDRTIQKYEKEAKDKSRESWYMAYIMDTNEEERIKGKTVEVGRAHFETETTRFTILDAPGHKSYVPNMISGASQADIGVLVISARKGEFETGYEKGGQTREHVMLAKTLGVSKLLIVVNKMDDHTVNWSKERYDEIETKMIPFLKSSGYNVKKDVQFLPISGLIGTNMKTRVQKSVCPWWNGPCLFEALDAIEVPSRDPKGPFRMPIIDKFKDMGTVVMGKVESGSVCEGDSLLVMPNKAQVKVIAVYCDEDKVRCAGPGENLRVRLAGIEDEDIISGFVLSSVARPIVAVTEFVAQLQILELLDNAIFTAGYKAVLHIHSIVEECEIVELLQQIDPKTKKPMKKKVLFVKNGAVVVCRVQVNNLICIEKFSEFPQLGRFTLRTEGKTVAVGKVTDLCASA from the exons ATGG ATATTGAGGAGGATATCCGTGCATTACAGCTTGATTCAGCAG CAGAAGAGAATAATGGGGTGCCCAATCCTGAAAGGGCAAAGCCTGAAGTAGTTGATAAGGATGATAAGATGGAGGAAG CAATCATGCATGGTAGAACTCTTAAATGGGTGGAGATTACTTTAGAAACCAACTTCCTTCAAT ATCCAAAGGAGGAGGTGCACACAATTTCTCACGCTATTAATCCTGAGCCAAAAG TGAAAGACAAGGAAATATCTGCACCACAGGATGTTGAACTGGAGGAGGCTGAAGTAACTAAGAAGCGACACTTGAATGTTGTATTTATTGGTCATGTTG ATGCTGGTAAGTCCACAACCGGAGGTCAAATACTATTCCTTAGTGGTCAGGTTGATGACCGTACAATCCAAAAGTATGAGAAAGAAGCGAAGGACAAAAGTAGGGAAAGCTG GTATATGGCATATATTATGGACACTAATGAAGAGGAGAGGATCAAG GGTAAAACAGTAGAAGTTGGAAGAGCACACTTTGAAACAGAGACAACTAGGTTTACAATTTTGGATGCACCT GGTCACAAGAGTTATGTTCCAAATATGATTAGTGGGGCATCTCAAGCTGATATTGGAGTACTG GTAATATCAGCTAGAAAAGGAGAATTTGAAACTGGATATGAGAAAGGTGGACAGACCCGTGAACATGTGATGCTGGCTAAAACCTTGGGTGTCTCTAAGCTGCTCATTGTTGTGAACAAAATGGATGATCATACCGTGAACTGGTCAAAAGAGAG GTATGATGAAATTGAGACAAAGATGATACCATTCTTAAAGTCCTCAGGGTACAATGTGAAGaaag ATGTCCAGTTTCTTCCAATCTCTGGTTTGATTGGCACAAATATGAAAACAAGAGTACAAAAAAGTGTATGCCCATGGTGGAATGGTCCTTGTCTCTTTGAAGCCCTTGATGCCATTGAGGTTCCTTCACGAGATCCTAAAGGTCCATTTAG GATGCCTATAATTGACAAATTCAAAGATATGGGAACTGTTGTGATGGGAAAAGTAGAATCCGGTAGTGTGTGTGAAGGTGATTCCTTGTTGGTCATGCCAAATAAG GCTCAAGTAAAAGTTATTGCTGTATACTGTGATGAAGATAAGGTTAGGTGTGCGGGGCCTGGCGAAAATCTACGAGTGAGATTGGCTGGGATTGAAGATGAGGATATAATATCTGGTTTTGTCCTGTCAAGTGTTG CCAGACCGATAGTTGCAGTCACTGAATTTGTTGCCCAGTTACAGATCCTTGAGCTGCTGGACAAT GCAATTTTTACTGCTGGCTATAAGGCTGTCTTGCACATTCATTCTATTGTTGAGGAATGTGAGATTGTTGAGCTATTACAGCAAATTGATCCAAAGACAAAGAAAcccatgaaaaagaaagttctCTTTGTGAAGAATGGTGCCGTTGTTGTATGCCGCGTTCAG GTGAATAACTTGATATGCATTGAGAAGTTCTCAGAGTTTCCACAGCTTGGAAGGTTCACTCTTCGTACAGAAG GAAAAACTGTGGCAGTGGGAAAAGTGACCGATCTTTGTGCTAGTGCATAA
- the LOC123204511 gene encoding eukaryotic peptide chain release factor GTP-binding subunit ERF3A-like isoform X2: protein MDIEEDIRALQLDSAEENNGVPNPERAKPEVVDKDDKMEEAIMHGRTLKWVEITLETNFLQYPKEEVHTISHAINPEPKVKDKEISAPQDVELEEAEVTKKRHLNVVFIGHVDAGKSTTGGQILFLSGQVDDRTIQKYEKEAKDKSRESWYMAYIMDTNEEERIKGKTVEVGRAHFETETTRFTILDAPGHKSYVPNMISGASQADIGVLVISARKGEFETGYEKGGQTREHVMLAKTLGVSKLLIVVNKMDDHTVNWSKERYDEIETKMIPFLKSSGYNVKKDVQFLPISGLIGTNMKTRVQKSVCPWWNGPCLFEALDAIEVPSRDPKGPFRMPIIDKFKDMGTVVMGKVESGSVCEGDSLLVMPNKAQVKVIAVYCDEDKVRCAGPGENLRVRLAGIEDEDIISGFVLSSVARPIVAVTEFVAQLQILELLDNAIFTAGYKAVLHIHSIVEECEIVELLQQIDPKTKKPMKKKVLFVKNGAVVVCRVQVNNLICIEKFSEFPQLGRFTLRTEGKTVAVGKVTDLCASA from the exons ATGG ATATTGAGGAGGATATCCGTGCATTACAGCTTGATTCAGCAG AAGAGAATAATGGGGTGCCCAATCCTGAAAGGGCAAAGCCTGAAGTAGTTGATAAGGATGATAAGATGGAGGAAG CAATCATGCATGGTAGAACTCTTAAATGGGTGGAGATTACTTTAGAAACCAACTTCCTTCAAT ATCCAAAGGAGGAGGTGCACACAATTTCTCACGCTATTAATCCTGAGCCAAAAG TGAAAGACAAGGAAATATCTGCACCACAGGATGTTGAACTGGAGGAGGCTGAAGTAACTAAGAAGCGACACTTGAATGTTGTATTTATTGGTCATGTTG ATGCTGGTAAGTCCACAACCGGAGGTCAAATACTATTCCTTAGTGGTCAGGTTGATGACCGTACAATCCAAAAGTATGAGAAAGAAGCGAAGGACAAAAGTAGGGAAAGCTG GTATATGGCATATATTATGGACACTAATGAAGAGGAGAGGATCAAG GGTAAAACAGTAGAAGTTGGAAGAGCACACTTTGAAACAGAGACAACTAGGTTTACAATTTTGGATGCACCT GGTCACAAGAGTTATGTTCCAAATATGATTAGTGGGGCATCTCAAGCTGATATTGGAGTACTG GTAATATCAGCTAGAAAAGGAGAATTTGAAACTGGATATGAGAAAGGTGGACAGACCCGTGAACATGTGATGCTGGCTAAAACCTTGGGTGTCTCTAAGCTGCTCATTGTTGTGAACAAAATGGATGATCATACCGTGAACTGGTCAAAAGAGAG GTATGATGAAATTGAGACAAAGATGATACCATTCTTAAAGTCCTCAGGGTACAATGTGAAGaaag ATGTCCAGTTTCTTCCAATCTCTGGTTTGATTGGCACAAATATGAAAACAAGAGTACAAAAAAGTGTATGCCCATGGTGGAATGGTCCTTGTCTCTTTGAAGCCCTTGATGCCATTGAGGTTCCTTCACGAGATCCTAAAGGTCCATTTAG GATGCCTATAATTGACAAATTCAAAGATATGGGAACTGTTGTGATGGGAAAAGTAGAATCCGGTAGTGTGTGTGAAGGTGATTCCTTGTTGGTCATGCCAAATAAG GCTCAAGTAAAAGTTATTGCTGTATACTGTGATGAAGATAAGGTTAGGTGTGCGGGGCCTGGCGAAAATCTACGAGTGAGATTGGCTGGGATTGAAGATGAGGATATAATATCTGGTTTTGTCCTGTCAAGTGTTG CCAGACCGATAGTTGCAGTCACTGAATTTGTTGCCCAGTTACAGATCCTTGAGCTGCTGGACAAT GCAATTTTTACTGCTGGCTATAAGGCTGTCTTGCACATTCATTCTATTGTTGAGGAATGTGAGATTGTTGAGCTATTACAGCAAATTGATCCAAAGACAAAGAAAcccatgaaaaagaaagttctCTTTGTGAAGAATGGTGCCGTTGTTGTATGCCGCGTTCAG GTGAATAACTTGATATGCATTGAGAAGTTCTCAGAGTTTCCACAGCTTGGAAGGTTCACTCTTCGTACAGAAG GAAAAACTGTGGCAGTGGGAAAAGTGACCGATCTTTGTGCTAGTGCATAA
- the LOC123204511 gene encoding eukaryotic peptide chain release factor GTP-binding subunit ERF3A-like isoform X4 produces MDIEEDIRALQLDSAEENNGVPNPERAKPEVVDKDDKMEEDPKEEVHTISHAINPEPKVKDKEISAPQDVELEEAEVTKKRHLNVVFIGHVDAGKSTTGGQILFLSGQVDDRTIQKYEKEAKDKSRESWYMAYIMDTNEEERIKGKTVEVGRAHFETETTRFTILDAPGHKSYVPNMISGASQADIGVLVISARKGEFETGYEKGGQTREHVMLAKTLGVSKLLIVVNKMDDHTVNWSKERYDEIETKMIPFLKSSGYNVKKDVQFLPISGLIGTNMKTRVQKSVCPWWNGPCLFEALDAIEVPSRDPKGPFRMPIIDKFKDMGTVVMGKVESGSVCEGDSLLVMPNKAQVKVIAVYCDEDKVRCAGPGENLRVRLAGIEDEDIISGFVLSSVARPIVAVTEFVAQLQILELLDNAIFTAGYKAVLHIHSIVEECEIVELLQQIDPKTKKPMKKKVLFVKNGAVVVCRVQVNNLICIEKFSEFPQLGRFTLRTEGKTVAVGKVTDLCASA; encoded by the exons ATGG ATATTGAGGAGGATATCCGTGCATTACAGCTTGATTCAGCAG AAGAGAATAATGGGGTGCCCAATCCTGAAAGGGCAAAGCCTGAAGTAGTTGATAAGGATGATAAGATGGAGGAAG ATCCAAAGGAGGAGGTGCACACAATTTCTCACGCTATTAATCCTGAGCCAAAAG TGAAAGACAAGGAAATATCTGCACCACAGGATGTTGAACTGGAGGAGGCTGAAGTAACTAAGAAGCGACACTTGAATGTTGTATTTATTGGTCATGTTG ATGCTGGTAAGTCCACAACCGGAGGTCAAATACTATTCCTTAGTGGTCAGGTTGATGACCGTACAATCCAAAAGTATGAGAAAGAAGCGAAGGACAAAAGTAGGGAAAGCTG GTATATGGCATATATTATGGACACTAATGAAGAGGAGAGGATCAAG GGTAAAACAGTAGAAGTTGGAAGAGCACACTTTGAAACAGAGACAACTAGGTTTACAATTTTGGATGCACCT GGTCACAAGAGTTATGTTCCAAATATGATTAGTGGGGCATCTCAAGCTGATATTGGAGTACTG GTAATATCAGCTAGAAAAGGAGAATTTGAAACTGGATATGAGAAAGGTGGACAGACCCGTGAACATGTGATGCTGGCTAAAACCTTGGGTGTCTCTAAGCTGCTCATTGTTGTGAACAAAATGGATGATCATACCGTGAACTGGTCAAAAGAGAG GTATGATGAAATTGAGACAAAGATGATACCATTCTTAAAGTCCTCAGGGTACAATGTGAAGaaag ATGTCCAGTTTCTTCCAATCTCTGGTTTGATTGGCACAAATATGAAAACAAGAGTACAAAAAAGTGTATGCCCATGGTGGAATGGTCCTTGTCTCTTTGAAGCCCTTGATGCCATTGAGGTTCCTTCACGAGATCCTAAAGGTCCATTTAG GATGCCTATAATTGACAAATTCAAAGATATGGGAACTGTTGTGATGGGAAAAGTAGAATCCGGTAGTGTGTGTGAAGGTGATTCCTTGTTGGTCATGCCAAATAAG GCTCAAGTAAAAGTTATTGCTGTATACTGTGATGAAGATAAGGTTAGGTGTGCGGGGCCTGGCGAAAATCTACGAGTGAGATTGGCTGGGATTGAAGATGAGGATATAATATCTGGTTTTGTCCTGTCAAGTGTTG CCAGACCGATAGTTGCAGTCACTGAATTTGTTGCCCAGTTACAGATCCTTGAGCTGCTGGACAAT GCAATTTTTACTGCTGGCTATAAGGCTGTCTTGCACATTCATTCTATTGTTGAGGAATGTGAGATTGTTGAGCTATTACAGCAAATTGATCCAAAGACAAAGAAAcccatgaaaaagaaagttctCTTTGTGAAGAATGGTGCCGTTGTTGTATGCCGCGTTCAG GTGAATAACTTGATATGCATTGAGAAGTTCTCAGAGTTTCCACAGCTTGGAAGGTTCACTCTTCGTACAGAAG GAAAAACTGTGGCAGTGGGAAAAGTGACCGATCTTTGTGCTAGTGCATAA
- the LOC123204511 gene encoding eukaryotic peptide chain release factor GTP-binding subunit ERF3A-like isoform X5, which yields MDPKEEVHTISHAINPEPKVKDKEISAPQDVELEEAEVTKKRHLNVVFIGHVDAGKSTTGGQILFLSGQVDDRTIQKYEKEAKDKSRESWYMAYIMDTNEEERIKGKTVEVGRAHFETETTRFTILDAPGHKSYVPNMISGASQADIGVLVISARKGEFETGYEKGGQTREHVMLAKTLGVSKLLIVVNKMDDHTVNWSKERYDEIETKMIPFLKSSGYNVKKDVQFLPISGLIGTNMKTRVQKSVCPWWNGPCLFEALDAIEVPSRDPKGPFRMPIIDKFKDMGTVVMGKVESGSVCEGDSLLVMPNKAQVKVIAVYCDEDKVRCAGPGENLRVRLAGIEDEDIISGFVLSSVARPIVAVTEFVAQLQILELLDNAIFTAGYKAVLHIHSIVEECEIVELLQQIDPKTKKPMKKKVLFVKNGAVVVCRVQVNNLICIEKFSEFPQLGRFTLRTEGKTVAVGKVTDLCASA from the exons ATGG ATCCAAAGGAGGAGGTGCACACAATTTCTCACGCTATTAATCCTGAGCCAAAAG TGAAAGACAAGGAAATATCTGCACCACAGGATGTTGAACTGGAGGAGGCTGAAGTAACTAAGAAGCGACACTTGAATGTTGTATTTATTGGTCATGTTG ATGCTGGTAAGTCCACAACCGGAGGTCAAATACTATTCCTTAGTGGTCAGGTTGATGACCGTACAATCCAAAAGTATGAGAAAGAAGCGAAGGACAAAAGTAGGGAAAGCTG GTATATGGCATATATTATGGACACTAATGAAGAGGAGAGGATCAAG GGTAAAACAGTAGAAGTTGGAAGAGCACACTTTGAAACAGAGACAACTAGGTTTACAATTTTGGATGCACCT GGTCACAAGAGTTATGTTCCAAATATGATTAGTGGGGCATCTCAAGCTGATATTGGAGTACTG GTAATATCAGCTAGAAAAGGAGAATTTGAAACTGGATATGAGAAAGGTGGACAGACCCGTGAACATGTGATGCTGGCTAAAACCTTGGGTGTCTCTAAGCTGCTCATTGTTGTGAACAAAATGGATGATCATACCGTGAACTGGTCAAAAGAGAG GTATGATGAAATTGAGACAAAGATGATACCATTCTTAAAGTCCTCAGGGTACAATGTGAAGaaag ATGTCCAGTTTCTTCCAATCTCTGGTTTGATTGGCACAAATATGAAAACAAGAGTACAAAAAAGTGTATGCCCATGGTGGAATGGTCCTTGTCTCTTTGAAGCCCTTGATGCCATTGAGGTTCCTTCACGAGATCCTAAAGGTCCATTTAG GATGCCTATAATTGACAAATTCAAAGATATGGGAACTGTTGTGATGGGAAAAGTAGAATCCGGTAGTGTGTGTGAAGGTGATTCCTTGTTGGTCATGCCAAATAAG GCTCAAGTAAAAGTTATTGCTGTATACTGTGATGAAGATAAGGTTAGGTGTGCGGGGCCTGGCGAAAATCTACGAGTGAGATTGGCTGGGATTGAAGATGAGGATATAATATCTGGTTTTGTCCTGTCAAGTGTTG CCAGACCGATAGTTGCAGTCACTGAATTTGTTGCCCAGTTACAGATCCTTGAGCTGCTGGACAAT GCAATTTTTACTGCTGGCTATAAGGCTGTCTTGCACATTCATTCTATTGTTGAGGAATGTGAGATTGTTGAGCTATTACAGCAAATTGATCCAAAGACAAAGAAAcccatgaaaaagaaagttctCTTTGTGAAGAATGGTGCCGTTGTTGTATGCCGCGTTCAG GTGAATAACTTGATATGCATTGAGAAGTTCTCAGAGTTTCCACAGCTTGGAAGGTTCACTCTTCGTACAGAAG GAAAAACTGTGGCAGTGGGAAAAGTGACCGATCTTTGTGCTAGTGCATAA
- the LOC123204511 gene encoding eukaryotic peptide chain release factor GTP-binding subunit ERF3A-like isoform X3, with protein MDIEEDIRALQLDSAAEENNGVPNPERAKPEVVDKDDKMEEDPKEEVHTISHAINPEPKVKDKEISAPQDVELEEAEVTKKRHLNVVFIGHVDAGKSTTGGQILFLSGQVDDRTIQKYEKEAKDKSRESWYMAYIMDTNEEERIKGKTVEVGRAHFETETTRFTILDAPGHKSYVPNMISGASQADIGVLVISARKGEFETGYEKGGQTREHVMLAKTLGVSKLLIVVNKMDDHTVNWSKERYDEIETKMIPFLKSSGYNVKKDVQFLPISGLIGTNMKTRVQKSVCPWWNGPCLFEALDAIEVPSRDPKGPFRMPIIDKFKDMGTVVMGKVESGSVCEGDSLLVMPNKAQVKVIAVYCDEDKVRCAGPGENLRVRLAGIEDEDIISGFVLSSVARPIVAVTEFVAQLQILELLDNAIFTAGYKAVLHIHSIVEECEIVELLQQIDPKTKKPMKKKVLFVKNGAVVVCRVQVNNLICIEKFSEFPQLGRFTLRTEGKTVAVGKVTDLCASA; from the exons ATGG ATATTGAGGAGGATATCCGTGCATTACAGCTTGATTCAGCAG CAGAAGAGAATAATGGGGTGCCCAATCCTGAAAGGGCAAAGCCTGAAGTAGTTGATAAGGATGATAAGATGGAGGAAG ATCCAAAGGAGGAGGTGCACACAATTTCTCACGCTATTAATCCTGAGCCAAAAG TGAAAGACAAGGAAATATCTGCACCACAGGATGTTGAACTGGAGGAGGCTGAAGTAACTAAGAAGCGACACTTGAATGTTGTATTTATTGGTCATGTTG ATGCTGGTAAGTCCACAACCGGAGGTCAAATACTATTCCTTAGTGGTCAGGTTGATGACCGTACAATCCAAAAGTATGAGAAAGAAGCGAAGGACAAAAGTAGGGAAAGCTG GTATATGGCATATATTATGGACACTAATGAAGAGGAGAGGATCAAG GGTAAAACAGTAGAAGTTGGAAGAGCACACTTTGAAACAGAGACAACTAGGTTTACAATTTTGGATGCACCT GGTCACAAGAGTTATGTTCCAAATATGATTAGTGGGGCATCTCAAGCTGATATTGGAGTACTG GTAATATCAGCTAGAAAAGGAGAATTTGAAACTGGATATGAGAAAGGTGGACAGACCCGTGAACATGTGATGCTGGCTAAAACCTTGGGTGTCTCTAAGCTGCTCATTGTTGTGAACAAAATGGATGATCATACCGTGAACTGGTCAAAAGAGAG GTATGATGAAATTGAGACAAAGATGATACCATTCTTAAAGTCCTCAGGGTACAATGTGAAGaaag ATGTCCAGTTTCTTCCAATCTCTGGTTTGATTGGCACAAATATGAAAACAAGAGTACAAAAAAGTGTATGCCCATGGTGGAATGGTCCTTGTCTCTTTGAAGCCCTTGATGCCATTGAGGTTCCTTCACGAGATCCTAAAGGTCCATTTAG GATGCCTATAATTGACAAATTCAAAGATATGGGAACTGTTGTGATGGGAAAAGTAGAATCCGGTAGTGTGTGTGAAGGTGATTCCTTGTTGGTCATGCCAAATAAG GCTCAAGTAAAAGTTATTGCTGTATACTGTGATGAAGATAAGGTTAGGTGTGCGGGGCCTGGCGAAAATCTACGAGTGAGATTGGCTGGGATTGAAGATGAGGATATAATATCTGGTTTTGTCCTGTCAAGTGTTG CCAGACCGATAGTTGCAGTCACTGAATTTGTTGCCCAGTTACAGATCCTTGAGCTGCTGGACAAT GCAATTTTTACTGCTGGCTATAAGGCTGTCTTGCACATTCATTCTATTGTTGAGGAATGTGAGATTGTTGAGCTATTACAGCAAATTGATCCAAAGACAAAGAAAcccatgaaaaagaaagttctCTTTGTGAAGAATGGTGCCGTTGTTGTATGCCGCGTTCAG GTGAATAACTTGATATGCATTGAGAAGTTCTCAGAGTTTCCACAGCTTGGAAGGTTCACTCTTCGTACAGAAG GAAAAACTGTGGCAGTGGGAAAAGTGACCGATCTTTGTGCTAGTGCATAA
- the LOC123204692 gene encoding glutathione transferase GST 23-like yields MGEVKVIGSTLSLFCTRIEWALKLKGVEYEYIAEDLMNKSPILLKYNSVHKKIPVLVRNDKPIAESLVILEYIDEFWKEKYPLLPEDPSERAMARFWAKFADEKCVMGAFGACWKEGEEKDTAVESAIENFAYLEKQIEGKKYFGGEEIGYLDLALGWIPHWLNVMEQVGEMKVVDGEKLPLLNEWCHNFIQVPVISKLSTFPSHNCPLSRLG; encoded by the exons ATGGGTGAAGTGAAGGTGATTGGCTCAACTTTAAGCCTTTTCTGCACAAGAATTGAATGGGCTCTCAAGCTTAAAGGGGTTGAATATGAATACATAGCAGAAGACTTAATGAACAAGAGTCCAATCCTTCTGAAATACAATTCTGTGCATAAGAAGATCCCTGTGTTGGTTCGTAATGACAAACCAATTGCTGAATCACTTGTAATTCTTGAATATATCGATGAGTTCTGGAAGGAAAAGTACCCCTTACTACCTGAAGATCCAAGTGAGAGAGCCATGGCTCGTTTCTGGGCTAAATTTGCTGATGAGAAG TGTGTGATGGGTGCATTCGGAGCTTGCTggaaagaaggagaagaaaaggaCACGGCAGTGGAGTCTGCAATAGAAAATTTTGCATATCTTGAGAAGCAGATTGAAGGAAAGAAATACTTTGGAGGAGAAGAAATAGGATATCTGGATTTAGCATTGGGGTGGATTCCTCACTGGCTGAATGTAATGGAACAAGTTGGAGAAATGAAGGTGGTTGATGGTGAAAAGTTGCCATTGCTTAATGAGTGGTGTCACAACTTCATCCAAGTTCCGGTCATTTCAAAATTGTCCACTTTTCCGTCTCACAACTGCCCACTTTCCAGACTAGGATAA
- the LOC123204503 gene encoding cyclin-dependent kinase D-3-like — translation MTQVDLSKKVADRYLKREVLGEGTYGVVYKAIDTKTGQTVAIKKIRLGKQKEGVNFTALREIKLLKELKDPNIIELIDAFPHKGNLHLVFEFMETDLETVIRNANIFLSPADIKSYMQMTLKGLAFCHKKWVLHRDMKPNNLLIGPNGQLKLADFGLARIFGSPDRRFTHQVFARWYRSPELLFGAKQYGSGVDVWAAGCIFAELLNRRPFLQGTSDIDQLGKIFAALGTATPSQWPDLAYLPDYVEYQYVAAPPLRSLFPTASDDALDLLSKMLTYDPKTRITAQQALEHRYFTSAPLPTEPHKLPRPAPKRVSKASDFNPQEGPTVLSPPRKSRRVMLEREVFAGNAHRLDKIEEPASEVKQADVDIAGRNEQVPMSVDFSIFASKPPSRPTINSADRSHLKRKLDLEFQHPE, via the exons atgacACAAGTCGATCTGTCAAAGAAAGTCGCCGATAGGTACCTCAAGCGCGAAGTGCTCGGTGAAGGTACATACGGTGTTGTTTACAAAGCCATTGATACTAAG ACAGGACAGACAGTTGCAATTAAGAAAATTCGGCTTGGAAAGCAAAAGGAGGGAGTAAATTTTACAGCACTAAGAGAAATAAAATTGCTAAAAGAACTGAAAGATCCAAACATAATTGAGTTAATTGATGCATTCCCTCACAAGGGAAACTTGCATCttgtgtttgaattcatggaGACTGACCTTGAAACGGTTATTCGCAACGCTAATATATTTCTTTCACCAGCTGACATAAAATCTTACATGCAGATGACCTTAAAAGGGCTTGCTTTTTGCCACAAGAAATGGGTTTTGCATag GGATATGAAGCCAAATAATCTGCTGATAGGACCCAATGGACAGCTTAAACTTGCTGATTTTGGTTTAGCACGCATATTTGGGAGTCCTGATCGTAGGTTTACTCACCAG GTGTTTGCTCGGTGGTACAGATCACCTGAGCTGTTGTTTGGGGCCAAACAGTATGGTTCTGGGGTGGATGTTTGGGCAGCAGGCTGTATTTTTGCTGAACTTCTCAACCGTCGACCATTTCTGCAG GGGACAAGTGATATTGATCAACTAGGAAAGATCTTTGCTGCTTTGGGGACTGCAACACCTTCTCAGTGGCCTGATTTAGCATACCTGCCTGATTATGTGGAATACCAGTATGTTGCTGCACCTCCTTTGCGTTCATTATTTCCAACAGCGAGTGATGATGCTCTAGATTTGTTATCGAAGATGTTAACTTATGACCCGAAAACTAGAATTACAGCACAGCAGGCACTAGAGCACAG ATACTTCACTTCTGCACCACTGCCTACAGAGCCACACAAACTTCCTAGACCTGCCCCTAAGCGGGTGTCTAAAGCTTCAGATTTTAACCCTCAGGAGGGTCCTACTGTGTTGTCACCACCAAGAAAGTCAAGGAGAGTGATGCTGGAACGTGAAGTATTTGCAGGAAATGCTCACCGACTTGATAAGATTGAGGAGCCTGCTAGTGAAGTGAAACAGGCAGATGTTGACATTGCTGGAAGGAATGAACAAGTGCCAATGTCAGTAGATTTTTCCATCTTTGCATCAAAACCCCCAAGTAGACCTACTATTAACAG TGCTGACAGATCCCATCTAAAAAGGAAACTGGATCTTGAATTTCAACACCCGGAATAG